The following proteins come from a genomic window of Pleuronectes platessa chromosome 2, fPlePla1.1, whole genome shotgun sequence:
- the LOC128446482 gene encoding centrosomal protein of 164 kDa-like, giving the protein MSATARMGGQLILEEEYDENYTPSEQEIQEYAREIGIDPGSEPELLWLAREGVVAPLPPEWKPCQDMTGEIDYFNLSSGQSTWDHPCDKHYRLLVAQERERTQLTAATGGMGAKKDMKKKKEEKEKKEKKSVLGSRQKERVSLTLPDFDDDDDNNDDKLSENELSPRGTDRLLKNIHLDQDALGGGLHYEESETDKNVEEDSSSIDVKLMDIVDLSGAVSPLEKDESQGTKELEEGAETKISEAANRFMLAKDGGSSLAHKVDRLVLHQSSPSSSFSSPSNSERSGVELSPKASLGLQRPGTARGRTIRTSNTKPGNAETPLKTLDIPLDEKPSLRIRKDRENKEREEDDDKESEWEESLREQKEKEGERRKADQEVEEEKKQLMGEKEKRMCLLQEELRREEEEEERILKEESEERLRALRQRLLLKRREEEARLTEESDRMLEETRESIQRERETHKHKLREESEAILKDLLKTLEEERAAERDRLEAQKRQDVELLKAEQGEELEAEKRRLQGQQEEKLNSLKQEVKSTDMGKELLMSTRSEQHLTDYQRDLTGLLQEVEEEEQRDHERKLEKLREDHKREMNNIREKYLDEETIQRECLLSTLQDDRGHLQASHAVQLEKLRLQLNTQIQKTLLTHSRKESEMQDLADQLELKVKELKSQESMLQIKVVDLKRRRKRLIDEGEEVDTEIEALPRLNQERDQLKDELERMREEKHQARELIQRVREERSEAIKEKERLRGERDKARDESRRVNKDMHTLGHSSLAPPPP; this is encoded by the coding sequence ATGAGTGCAACAGCCCGCATGGGAGGCCAGCTGATCCTTGAAGAGGAATACGATGAGAATTATACACCTTCTGAACAAGAGATTCAAGAGTATGCAAGAGAGATAGGCATTGATCCTGGCAGTGAGCCGGAGCTCCTGTGGCTGGCCAGAGAAGGCGTCGTTGCACCATTGCCTCCAGAGTGGAAGCCTTGTCAGGACATGACAGGGGAAATCGACTATTTCAACTTGTCTTCAGGCCAATCCACCTGGGACCACCCCTGCGATAAGCACTACCGCCTCCTGGTGGCCCAGGAGCGTGAGCGCACCCAGCTCACTGCAGCTACAGGAGGCATGGGGGCAAAGAAGGacatgaagaaaaagaaagaggagaaggagaaaaaagagaaaaagagtgtTTTAGGCAGCAGGCAGAAGGAGAGGGTCTCCCTTACTCTGCCCGATtttgatgatgacgatgacaaTAACGACGATAAACTCTCCGAAAATGAGCTGAGTCCTCGCGGTACAGACAGGCTGTTGAAAAATATTCACCTGGACCAGGATGCCCTGGGAGGAGGCCTTCATTATGAGGAGTCTGAGACGGATAAAAACGTTGAGGAGGATTCATCCTCCATTGATGTCAAGCTTATGGATATCGTGGACTTGTCTGGCGCTGTCAGTCCACTGGAAAAAGATGAGAGTCAGGGAACTAAAGAACTTGAGGAGGGGGCAGAGACGAAGATTTCAGAAGCTGCCAACAGGTTTATGCTGGCTAAAGATGGAGGAAGCTCTTTAGCCCATAAAGTTGACCGACTCGTCCTCCACCAGTCCAGCCcttccagctccttctccagccccTCCAACTCAGAGCGAAGTGGAGTGGAGCTAAGTCCCAAAGCCTCTCTGGGGCTCCAGAGGCCTGGAACCGCTAGAGGTCGGACAATCCGCACTTCCAACACCAAACCTGGAAATGCTGAAACCCCGTTAAAAACCCTTGACATACCACTGGATGAAAAGCCAAGCTTGAGAATcaggaaagacagagagaataaagagagagaggaagacgatGATAAGGAGAGTGAGTGGGAGGAGAGTCTTagagaacaaaaagagaaggagggggagaggaggaaggctgatcaggaggtagaggaggagaaaaaacagttgatgggggagaaagagaagaggatgtgtctcctccaggaggagctgcgtagggaggaggaggaggaggagaggattctgaaggaggagagtgaggaaagACTGAGGGCTCTGCGGCAGCGTCTCCTgttaaagaggagagaggaggaggccagGCTCACTGAGGAGTCTGACAGGATGCTGGAGGAAACCAGAGAGTCTAtccagagggaaagagagacgcACAAGCACAAGCTCAGGGAGGAGAGCGAAGCCATCCTGAAAGATTTGCTAAAAACTCTAGAGGAAGAGCGAGCAGCGGAGCGAGACAGGCTGGAAGCCCAGAAGAGGCAGGATGTTGAACTCCTTAAGGCTgagcagggagaggagctggaagcagagaagaggagactcCAAGGACAGCAAGAGGAGAAACTGAACTCTCTCAAACAGGAGGTCAAAAGCACAGATATGGGCAAGGAGCTGTTGATGAGTACACGATCTGAACAGCACCTGACCGACTACCAACGAGATCTCACTGGCCTGCtccaggaagtggaggaggaagagcagcggGATCacgagaggaagctggagaagctgAGGGAAGACCACAAGAGAGAAATGAACAACATCAGAGAGAAATACCTGGATGAGGAGACCATACAGAGAGAGTGCTTGCTGTCCACTCTGCAGGACGACAGAGGGCACCTCCAGGCCTCCCACGCTGTCCAGCTGGAGAAACTGAGGCTTCAGCTCAACACTCAGATACAAAAGACgctgctcacacactcacgcaaGGAGTCCGAAATGCAGGATCTGGCAGATCAGTTGGAGCTGAAAGTCAAAGAGCTGAAGAGCCAGGAGAGCATGCTGCAGATCAAGGTAGTAGAtctgaagagaaggaggaagaggctcATAGAcgaaggagaggaggtggacacAGAGATAGAAGCCTTACCCCGGCTGAACCAGGAGAGAGACCAGCTAAAGGACGAgctggagaggatgagagaggagaaacaTCAAGCCCGAGaactcatccagagagtcagggaggagcGGAGCGAGGCAATCAAGGAAAAGGAGAGgctgagaggggagagggacaAAGCCAGAGACGAGAGCAGGAGAGTGAACAAGGACATGCACACCCTGGGCCACAGCTCCCTAGCCCCACCTCCCCCCTGA